A region of Caminibacter pacificus DNA encodes the following proteins:
- a CDS encoding metal-dependent hydrolase, producing MTFRGHIILATSVSLPFINAIFPYPSAQFYYAIAGVILGALLPDIDEPGSYIGRKIPIISFLISFFVKHRGFTHTIFFALIPILFAFLVPYCYFCYNSFYNFNIFYLQIFLFFIGVGCILHDIGDMLTKSCVKFFYPISNKTICIAPKSLRFRTGSIEENIVVLILFVLLTTEISLIV from the coding sequence ATGACTTTTAGAGGACATATTATACTTGCTACAAGTGTATCTTTACCTTTTATAAATGCAATTTTTCCTTATCCTTCAGCTCAGTTTTATTATGCTATTGCAGGAGTGATTTTAGGTGCGCTTCTGCCTGATATAGACGAACCGGGTAGTTATATAGGTAGAAAAATCCCCATTATTTCTTTTCTGATAAGTTTTTTTGTTAAACATCGAGGTTTTACTCATACGATATTTTTTGCTCTTATACCTATCTTATTTGCCTTTTTAGTGCCGTATTGTTATTTTTGTTACAATAGTTTTTATAATTTTAATATTTTTTATTTGCAGATATTTTTATTTTTTATTGGTGTAGGGTGTATTTTGCACGATATAGGGGATATGCTTACGAAAAGCTGTGTAAAGTTCTTTTACCCTATCTCAAACAAAACTATTTGTATAGCTCCCAAAAGTTTAAGGTTTAGAACGGGGAGCATTGAAGAAAACATCGTAGTACTTATTCTTTTTGTATTGCTTACAACCGAAATATCTTTAATTGTTTAA
- a CDS encoding LPD29 domain-containing protein: protein MPYLPKEKIAEIRKELKKTFPFIKFSVKQKPKSSGVDIVIKSSKKINFGDMLVGEFYPKKSINHYYIMPRYFNSFPKQALILEQIKEIVARIGGLKTEYEDVDYGSVPTFYLAISIGSLKEPYIFEDGYPLKVEQLIPLENIPVGEKVSEDEIRLNNPNAMRVNFLNDLNAFLTANGIKFGDLQISFYTDPEHKRLIFKVDNYTHAREKLFEFLNDFHYRLKNPTGNQEYIELDDTYLVAEYNLKQEKKKIEEDINYFYLTKAFGFLRKGEMIDLEVKRLINDVFWDNQKLRDDLIEKVESYQKNKLENSNGISLSL, encoded by the coding sequence ATGCCTTATCTACCAAAAGAAAAAATTGCTGAAATAAGAAAAGAACTTAAAAAAACCTTTCCGTTTATAAAATTCTCTGTTAAACAAAAGCCAAAATCTTCCGGTGTTGATATAGTTATAAAAAGTAGTAAAAAAATAAACTTTGGCGATATGCTCGTTGGTGAGTTTTATCCAAAAAAAAGTATCAATCATTATTATATTATGCCTCGTTATTTTAATTCGTTTCCTAAGCAGGCTCTTATTTTGGAACAAATAAAAGAAATTGTTGCAAGAATAGGGGGATTAAAAACGGAATACGAAGATGTTGATTATGGAAGTGTTCCTACATTTTATTTAGCAATCTCCATAGGCTCTCTTAAAGAGCCGTATATTTTTGAAGACGGATACCCTCTTAAAGTAGAACAGCTTATTCCACTTGAAAATATCCCGGTAGGTGAGAAAGTTTCGGAAGATGAAATAAGGCTTAATAATCCAAATGCAATGAGGGTTAATTTCTTAAACGATTTAAACGCTTTTCTTACCGCAAATGGAATTAAATTTGGTGACCTTCAAATCAGTTTCTATACCGACCCTGAACATAAAAGATTGATTTTTAAAGTGGATAATTATACTCACGCAAGGGAAAAACTCTTTGAGTTTTTAAATGATTTTCATTACAGATTAAAAAACCCTACCGGAAATCAGGAATATATAGAACTTGATGATACTTATCTCGTTGCAGAATATAACTTAAAACAAGAAAAGAAAAAAATTGAGGAGGATATAAACTATTTTTATTTAACTAAAGCATTTGGTTTTCTTAGAAAAGGAGAAATGATTGATTTAGAAGTTAAAAGACTTATAAACGATGTATTTTGGGATAATCAAAAACTAAGAGACGACCTCATCGAAAAAGTTGAAAGTTATCAAAAAAACAAACTTGAAAACTCAAACGGAATTTCACTTTCTCTCTAA
- a CDS encoding HEAT repeat domain-containing protein: MLCTYNGLEVIPNINLKFVKNFANQKELERYANSNCVEIRKAVASSYNVPVTLLAKLAKDPDVEVKKSVAINPNTPSYILAKLAKDPDSEVRELVLYNLNTPEFVIKHLTNDPDKKVREEAKSMLRILNS; encoded by the coding sequence ATGTTATGTACTTATAACGGATTGGAAGTAATTCCAAACATTAATTTAAAATTTGTAAAAAATTTTGCAAATCAAAAAGAGCTTGAAAGATATGCAAATAGCAATTGTGTTGAAATTAGAAAAGCCGTTGCAAGCAGCTACAACGTTCCTGTGACTTTACTTGCAAAACTTGCAAAAGACCCTGACGTTGAGGTAAAAAAATCGGTAGCAATCAATCCGAATACACCAAGTTATATACTCGCAAAACTTGCAAAAGACCCTGATAGCGAAGTTAGAGAGTTAGTTTTGTATAATTTAAATACGCCAGAGTTTGTTATAAAACATCTTACAAACGACCCTGATAAAAAAGTTAGGGAGGAGGCTAAAAGTATGCTTAGAATTTTAAATAGCTAA